From a single Leopardus geoffroyi isolate Oge1 chromosome E1, O.geoffroyi_Oge1_pat1.0, whole genome shotgun sequence genomic region:
- the MRPL12 gene encoding 39S ribosomal protein L12, mitochondrial, with product MLPAAARPFWGPCLRRQGAALRLARQQVPRVCAVRLMRCSSPRMGEALAGAPLDNAPKEYPPKIQQLVQDIASLTLLEISDLNELLKKTLKIQDVGLMPMGGTVPGAAPAAAAPEEAEEDIPRPKEQTHFTVRLTEAKPVDKVRLIKEIKNYIQGINLVQAKKLVESLPQEIKANVSKAEAEKIKAALEAVGGTVVLE from the exons ATGCTGCCGGCGGCCGCTCGCCCCTTTTGGGGGCCGTGTCTCAGACGTCAGGGCGCTGCGCTCCGTCTCGCCAG GCAACAGGTGCCCCGTGTCTGCGCTGTGCGGCTGATGAGATGCAGCAGCCCTCGAATGGGGGAGGCCCTCGCCGGCGCACCCCTGGATAACGCCCCCAAGGAGTATCCCCCCAAGATCCAGCAGCTGGTCCAGGACATCGCCAGCCTCACGCTCTTGGAGATCTCAGATCTCAACGAGCTTCTCAAG aAAACCCTGAAGATCCAGGATGTTGGACTCATGCCAATGggtggcacagtgcctggtgctgCCCCTGCTGCAGCAGCCCCAGAG gaGGCAGAAGAAGACATCCCCAGACCGAAAGAGCAGACACATTTCACCGTCCGCCTGACCGAGGCAAAGCCTGTGGACAAAGTGAGGCTGATCAAAGAAATCAAGAACTACATCCAGGGCATAAACCTCGTCCAG GCAAAGAAGCTGGTGGAGTCCCTGCCCCAGGAGATCAAAGCCAATGTCTCCAAGGCCGAGGCGGAGAAGATCAAGGCAGCCCTGGAGGCGGTGGGCGGCACCGTGGTTCTAGAATAG